From a region of the Chitinophaga caseinilytica genome:
- the hutI gene encoding imidazolonepropionase, whose product MKIIGPFQQILPLTGLPEKGPIADEQLTIIDDGGVLVEDGKTLQFGNFDALRKAHPTAEIEKIDEPMVLLPGFVDCHTHICFAGSRSRDYAMRTAGKSYLDIARAGGGIWDSVTKTRAATDTELMENVVARANRHLREGVTTMEVKSGYGLDMAGELKMLRAIRTADQFTPAEFVTTCLAAHIRPKDFDGDEKAYLHWILHELLPVLKDEHLTNRVDIFVEETAFSVAASRPFLQAAKAMGFQITVHADQFTSGGSALAVEVGALSADHLEASNAEDIRRLAASDTVAVVLPGASMGLGMGYAPARKLLDAGACVAIASDWNPGSAPMGDLLMQAAVMSASERLSAAEVFAGLTFRAAKALGIPSASADLQAYPCADYREILYHQGKLKPSFVWKNGERI is encoded by the coding sequence ATGAAAATCATCGGACCATTCCAGCAGATATTGCCACTGACCGGTCTCCCGGAAAAAGGGCCCATCGCCGACGAACAGCTGACGATCATCGATGACGGCGGCGTGTTGGTGGAAGATGGAAAGACGCTGCAGTTCGGAAATTTCGACGCGCTGCGCAAAGCCCATCCCACCGCTGAAATTGAAAAGATCGACGAGCCCATGGTATTGTTACCGGGGTTCGTCGACTGCCATACACATATCTGCTTCGCAGGATCGCGGAGCCGCGATTACGCCATGCGGACGGCGGGGAAGTCGTACCTCGACATCGCCCGTGCCGGCGGCGGCATATGGGATTCGGTGACCAAAACCCGCGCGGCTACTGATACAGAGCTGATGGAAAACGTGGTAGCCCGCGCCAACCGGCACCTCCGCGAAGGCGTGACCACCATGGAAGTGAAGAGCGGCTACGGTCTGGACATGGCCGGCGAACTGAAAATGCTGCGCGCCATCCGCACGGCCGACCAGTTTACGCCCGCCGAATTCGTGACCACCTGCCTGGCGGCGCACATCCGCCCGAAAGATTTCGACGGCGACGAAAAAGCTTACCTGCACTGGATCCTGCACGAATTGCTGCCCGTTTTGAAAGATGAGCACCTGACGAACCGGGTGGATATTTTCGTGGAGGAAACGGCGTTTTCCGTGGCGGCGTCCCGCCCGTTTTTGCAAGCCGCGAAAGCGATGGGATTCCAGATCACCGTACACGCAGACCAGTTCACCAGCGGCGGTTCCGCCCTCGCGGTGGAAGTGGGCGCCCTTTCCGCAGATCACCTCGAAGCGTCGAACGCGGAAGACATCCGCCGGCTGGCGGCTTCAGATACGGTGGCGGTAGTGCTCCCCGGCGCCTCGATGGGCCTGGGCATGGGGTATGCCCCCGCCCGCAAGCTCCTCGACGCCGGCGCCTGCGTGGCCATCGCGAGCGACTGGAACCCGGGATCCGCGCCCATGGGCGACCTCCTCATGCAGGCGGCCGTCATGAGCGCATCCGAACGGCTTTCGGCAGCGGAAGTTTTCGCCGGGCTCACGTTCCGCGCAGCGAAGGCGCTCGGCATCCCATCCGCTTCGGCCGACCTGCAGGCTTATCCCTGCGCGGATTACAGGGAAATACTGTACCACCAGGGCAAACTCAAACCCTCGTTTGTGTGGAAAAATGGTGAGCGCATCTGA
- a CDS encoding aconitate hydratase, whose translation MIKKLYAALPGKVEATRKMLGRPLTLAEKILYAHLYEATTTPYERGKSYVEFAPDRVAMQDATAQMALLQFMTCGRDQVAVPSTVHCDHLIQAKTGAAQDLATAIDTNKEVYEFLSSISDKYGIGFWKPGAGIIHQVVLENYAFPGGMMIGTDSHTPNAGGLGMLAIGVGGADAVDVMAGLAWELKMPKLIGVKLTGKLSGWASPKDVILRVAGILTVKGGTGCIVEYFGEGADSMSATGKGTICNMGAEIGATCSVFAYDKGMAEYLKATSRAEVAALADGVREHLRPDEAVYADPAKFYDQVIEINLDELEPYVNGPFTPDLAWPISKFAQAVKENNWPEKLEVALIGSCTNSSYEDISRSASLAKQAIDKNLEVHSEFTITPGSELVRYTIERDGLLDTFDQIGGVVLANACGPCIGQWARHIDDPNRKNSIITSFNRNFAKRNDGLASTHAFVASPEIVTALAIAGSLTFNPLTDTLKNRDGKDVKLDEPKGYELPPQGFDVKDAGYQAPAADGSGVQVLVSPTSDRLQLLEAFKAWEGTDLKGLKLLIKAKGKCTTDHISMAGPWLKYRGHLDNISNNMLIGAVNAYNDKTDTVKNQLTGEYGAVPATQRAYKAANIGSVVVGDENYGEGSSREHAAMEPRHLGVRAILVKSFARIHETNLKKQGMLALTFNDKDDYEKIQEDDTFDIDGLTTFAPGTPLTVVLNHKDGSKDSITVNHTYNQQQIEWFKAGGALNVIRAQFAAAKK comes from the coding sequence ATGATTAAAAAATTGTATGCGGCACTCCCGGGTAAAGTGGAAGCTACCCGTAAGATGTTGGGCCGGCCGCTTACACTGGCAGAAAAGATCCTTTACGCGCACCTGTACGAAGCTACGACCACACCGTACGAAAGAGGGAAATCCTATGTGGAATTTGCTCCTGATCGTGTGGCCATGCAAGACGCTACCGCGCAAATGGCACTGCTGCAATTCATGACCTGCGGCCGCGACCAGGTTGCCGTTCCGTCCACCGTTCACTGCGATCACCTGATCCAGGCGAAAACGGGCGCAGCGCAAGACCTTGCCACCGCGATCGACACCAATAAGGAAGTGTACGAATTCCTGTCTTCTATTTCCGACAAATACGGTATCGGCTTCTGGAAACCCGGCGCCGGTATCATCCACCAGGTTGTGCTGGAAAACTACGCCTTCCCCGGCGGCATGATGATCGGTACAGACTCCCACACCCCTAACGCAGGCGGTCTGGGCATGCTGGCCATCGGCGTTGGCGGTGCGGATGCCGTAGACGTGATGGCAGGCCTGGCCTGGGAACTGAAAATGCCGAAACTCATCGGTGTGAAACTCACCGGCAAACTGAGCGGCTGGGCTTCCCCGAAAGACGTGATCCTCCGCGTTGCCGGCATCCTCACCGTAAAAGGCGGCACCGGCTGCATCGTGGAATACTTCGGCGAAGGTGCCGACTCCATGAGCGCCACCGGTAAAGGCACCATCTGTAACATGGGTGCGGAAATCGGCGCCACCTGCTCCGTTTTCGCTTACGACAAAGGCATGGCCGAATACCTGAAAGCCACGTCCCGCGCCGAAGTTGCCGCCCTGGCAGACGGCGTTCGCGAACACCTCCGTCCGGACGAAGCCGTGTACGCAGACCCCGCCAAATTCTACGACCAGGTGATCGAGATCAACCTCGACGAACTGGAGCCCTATGTAAACGGTCCCTTCACGCCCGACCTGGCATGGCCCATCTCCAAATTCGCACAGGCCGTTAAAGAAAACAACTGGCCCGAAAAGCTGGAAGTTGCCCTCATCGGCTCCTGCACCAACTCTTCCTACGAAGACATCTCCCGTTCCGCATCCCTCGCGAAACAGGCAATCGATAAAAACCTGGAAGTGCATTCCGAATTCACCATCACCCCCGGTTCCGAACTCGTTCGCTACACCATCGAAAGAGATGGCCTGCTCGACACGTTCGACCAGATCGGCGGCGTAGTGCTGGCGAATGCCTGCGGTCCCTGCATCGGCCAGTGGGCCCGTCATATCGACGATCCCAACCGCAAAAACTCCATCATCACCTCCTTCAACCGCAACTTCGCCAAACGTAACGACGGCCTCGCTTCCACCCACGCTTTCGTGGCCAGCCCCGAAATCGTTACCGCACTGGCCATCGCGGGAAGCCTCACCTTCAACCCCCTCACGGACACACTGAAAAACCGCGACGGTAAAGACGTGAAACTCGATGAACCCAAAGGCTATGAGCTGCCCCCGCAAGGTTTCGACGTGAAAGACGCCGGCTACCAGGCACCCGCAGCTGACGGCTCCGGCGTTCAGGTGCTCGTATCCCCCACCTCCGACCGCCTCCAGCTCCTGGAAGCGTTCAAGGCCTGGGAAGGTACCGACCTGAAAGGACTGAAACTCCTCATCAAGGCCAAAGGCAAATGTACGACCGACCACATCTCCATGGCAGGCCCCTGGCTGAAATACCGCGGCCACCTGGACAATATCTCCAACAACATGCTCATCGGCGCGGTAAATGCGTATAACGACAAAACCGACACCGTGAAGAACCAGCTGACCGGCGAATATGGCGCCGTTCCGGCCACCCAGCGCGCTTACAAAGCCGCTAACATCGGTTCCGTTGTTGTGGGCGACGAAAACTACGGTGAAGGTTCCAGCCGCGAACACGCTGCCATGGAGCCCCGCCACCTCGGCGTTCGTGCTATCCTCGTGAAATCCTTCGCGCGTATCCACGAAACCAACCTGAAAAAACAGGGCATGCTCGCACTGACCTTCAACGACAAGGACGATTACGAAAAAATCCAGGAAGACGATACGTTCGATATCGACGGCCTGACCACCTTCGCGCCCGGCACTCCGCTGACCGTAGTACTGAACCACAAAGACGGATCGAAAGATTCCATCACCGTGAACCACACCTACAACCAGCAGCAGATCGAATGGTTTAAAGCTGGCGGTGCGCTCAACGTGATCCGCGCCCAGTTCGCAGCGGCGAAAAAATAA
- a CDS encoding DUF4421 domain-containing protein: MKLRTITICWLILLCPALTRAQERGFLRWLHTDNDTAYIEDLTQDLTVRLYGSRKYNYYDMHHRSVNEELLYRPNANNNVGFGANYKFIGLNLGFNLPFINNDNDRYGKTKYLDLQTHLYTRKLVVDFYGQYYQGYYSGTSKRFFDNALSVKASGIRPDIINTNIGLHAQYIFNDKRFSYRAAFLQNEYQKKSAGSPLVGAEIFAWQMRGDSALVPLDLRNDGFYGGMPFTRSSNVSFAVNGGYAYTLVIAKHFFLTGSLAVAAGVNRTVLAFNDGSGKVHGFGWQLNSTFRFAAGYNSSKFYVGVHYVDISTRGDAPVDGAYQTFGAGNLRFSIVRRFGLKKPLF; the protein is encoded by the coding sequence ATGAAACTCCGGACCATCACTATCTGCTGGCTCATCCTGCTCTGTCCTGCGCTCACCCGCGCACAGGAGCGCGGCTTCCTGCGTTGGCTCCACACGGATAACGACACGGCCTACATCGAAGACCTGACGCAAGACCTGACGGTCCGCCTCTACGGTTCCCGCAAGTACAACTACTATGACATGCATCACCGTTCGGTGAACGAAGAGCTGCTGTACCGGCCCAACGCCAATAACAACGTGGGCTTCGGCGCCAATTACAAGTTCATCGGCCTCAATCTCGGCTTCAACCTGCCCTTCATCAATAACGACAACGACCGCTACGGCAAAACGAAATACCTCGATTTGCAGACACATTTATACACCCGCAAACTGGTTGTGGATTTTTATGGGCAATATTACCAGGGTTATTACAGCGGCACTTCCAAACGTTTTTTCGATAACGCCCTTTCGGTAAAGGCATCCGGCATCCGGCCGGATATCATCAATACCAACATCGGCCTCCACGCGCAATACATCTTCAACGACAAGCGGTTCTCTTACCGCGCAGCCTTCCTGCAGAACGAATACCAGAAGAAAAGCGCGGGCTCGCCGCTGGTAGGGGCGGAAATTTTTGCCTGGCAGATGCGGGGAGATTCGGCGCTGGTGCCTTTAGACCTTCGTAACGATGGATTTTACGGCGGCATGCCGTTTACGCGTAGCAGCAACGTCAGTTTCGCCGTGAACGGGGGATATGCGTACACGCTCGTCATCGCGAAACACTTCTTCCTCACGGGCTCCCTGGCGGTGGCCGCGGGCGTGAACCGCACGGTGCTGGCCTTCAATGACGGTTCCGGCAAAGTGCATGGCTTCGGCTGGCAGTTGAACAGCACGTTCCGCTTCGCGGCGGGGTATAATTCCAGCAAATTCTATGTGGGCGTACATTATGTAGACATCTCCACGCGCGGCGATGCACCGGTAGACGGAGCTTACCAGACCTTCGGTGCGGGTAATCTCCGGTTCAGCATCGTGCGCCGGTTCGGGCTGAAGAAGCCGCTTTTCTGA
- the hutU gene encoding urocanate hydratase, whose product MKNTTDFIQQYAAHPHYKAPRGTELHARSWQTEAPLRMLLNNLDHEVAENPDELVVYGGIGQAARNREALQQIIRSLLTLDEEHSLLVQSGKPVGVVRTHPQAPRVLLANSNLIPKWATWEHFNELRAKGLMMYGQMTAGSWIYIGTQGILQGTYETFVECGRQHFNGDLKGKLLVTAGIGGMGGAQPLAATMAGAVFLGADVDATRLQKRIDTRYLDRMTHSYDEAIAWVREAQAKGEAISIGLVSDAGDMLERMLKDGIIPDILTDQTSAHDPINGYVPNNMSLEAAAELRIKDAAAYKQLALKSMARHVGFMLEMQRQGAITFDYGNNLREFAKEGGEPNAFNFPGFTPAYIRPLFCEGKGPFRWVALSGDPEDIYTTDRALMELFPDNKPLHNWLTKAQERVAFQGLPARICWLGMGEREKAGLLFNELVRTGKVKAPIVIGRDHLDCGSVASPNRETEAMKDGSDAVSDWTLLNLMSNTAGGATWVSFHHGGGVGMGYSQHAGMVVLADGTDRAEACLKRVLFNDPAMGIFRHADAGYEKAIEVRDEFGLGL is encoded by the coding sequence ATGAAAAATACGACTGATTTTATCCAGCAATACGCCGCACATCCACACTACAAAGCCCCGCGCGGCACGGAGCTGCACGCACGCAGCTGGCAAACGGAAGCCCCGCTCCGCATGCTCCTCAACAACCTCGATCACGAAGTGGCCGAAAACCCCGACGAGCTCGTGGTATACGGCGGCATCGGCCAGGCGGCGCGCAACCGCGAAGCCCTGCAGCAGATCATCCGTTCCCTGCTCACGCTCGACGAAGAACATTCCCTGCTCGTGCAATCCGGAAAGCCGGTAGGCGTGGTGCGCACCCATCCGCAGGCGCCGCGCGTGCTGCTGGCCAACAGCAACCTCATTCCGAAATGGGCCACCTGGGAGCATTTCAACGAGCTCCGCGCGAAGGGCCTGATGATGTACGGACAAATGACCGCCGGCAGCTGGATTTATATCGGCACCCAGGGCATTCTCCAGGGAACGTATGAAACCTTCGTGGAGTGCGGCCGCCAGCATTTTAACGGCGATCTGAAAGGCAAGCTCCTCGTGACCGCGGGCATCGGCGGCATGGGCGGCGCTCAACCGCTCGCAGCCACCATGGCTGGCGCCGTGTTCCTCGGAGCAGACGTTGACGCCACCCGCCTGCAAAAACGGATCGATACCAGGTACCTCGACCGCATGACGCATTCCTACGACGAAGCCATCGCCTGGGTACGGGAAGCGCAGGCGAAAGGCGAAGCCATTTCCATCGGCCTCGTAAGCGACGCCGGCGATATGCTGGAACGCATGCTGAAAGATGGCATCATCCCCGATATCCTCACCGACCAAACCTCCGCGCACGATCCCATCAACGGATATGTGCCCAACAATATGAGCCTCGAAGCCGCCGCTGAACTGCGCATAAAAGATGCCGCCGCCTACAAGCAGCTGGCACTCAAAAGCATGGCGCGCCACGTGGGCTTCATGCTGGAAATGCAGCGCCAGGGCGCCATCACCTTCGACTACGGCAACAACCTCCGCGAATTTGCGAAAGAAGGCGGCGAACCGAATGCGTTCAACTTTCCCGGATTCACGCCGGCCTACATCCGCCCGCTGTTCTGTGAAGGAAAAGGGCCCTTCCGCTGGGTGGCGCTTTCCGGCGACCCGGAAGATATTTATACGACAGACCGTGCGCTCATGGAACTTTTCCCCGACAACAAGCCCCTCCACAACTGGCTCACCAAAGCACAGGAGCGCGTGGCCTTCCAGGGCTTGCCCGCCCGCATTTGCTGGCTCGGCATGGGCGAAAGGGAAAAAGCCGGATTGCTGTTCAACGAACTGGTGCGCACCGGCAAAGTGAAAGCACCCATCGTCATCGGCCGCGATCACCTCGACTGTGGCTCCGTGGCATCGCCCAACCGCGAAACGGAAGCGATGAAAGACGGTTCGGACGCGGTTTCCGACTGGACGCTCCTCAACCTCATGAGCAACACCGCCGGCGGCGCCACCTGGGTATCGTTCCACCATGGCGGCGGTGTGGGCATGGGATATTCGCAACACGCGGGCATGGTAGTGCTGGCAGATGGGACAGACCGGGCGGAAGCATGCCTCAAACGCGTGCTCTTCAACGACCCCGCCATGGGCATCTTCCGCCATGCAGACGCGGGTTATGAAAAAGCCATCGAAGTACGCGATGAATTCGGCCTCGGATTATAA
- the kdsA gene encoding 3-deoxy-8-phosphooctulonate synthase, which translates to MKTLQSLFKEQYHPENFFLIAGPCVIEDEDLVMGVAEKVSAICKKLNISYVFKASYRKANRTSINSFTGIGDVEGLDLLQKVGKTFNLPVTSDIHSAAEAAMAAAYVDVLQIPAFLCRQTDILLAAADTGKFVNVKKGQFLSGESMKFAVEKIQQAGNDRILLTERGTTFGYQDLVVDYRNIPVMKGLGAPVVMDCTHSLQQPNQPGGVTGGNPQMIGTIAKAAIATGADGLFIETHPDPACAKSDGANMLRLDLLEPLLEELVRLREAVYKK; encoded by the coding sequence ATGAAAACTTTACAATCGCTTTTCAAAGAGCAATATCATCCTGAAAACTTTTTCCTCATCGCAGGCCCCTGCGTGATCGAAGACGAAGACCTGGTAATGGGCGTGGCCGAAAAAGTGTCCGCCATCTGCAAAAAACTGAATATCTCCTACGTCTTCAAAGCCTCCTACCGGAAGGCCAATCGCACCTCCATCAATTCCTTCACCGGGATCGGCGATGTGGAAGGGCTCGACCTCCTGCAGAAAGTCGGCAAAACCTTTAACTTACCCGTGACCTCAGATATCCACTCCGCCGCCGAAGCCGCCATGGCCGCAGCTTATGTGGATGTGCTCCAGATCCCGGCGTTCCTTTGCCGGCAGACAGACATCCTCCTGGCCGCCGCCGACACCGGCAAATTCGTGAACGTGAAAAAAGGACAGTTCCTCAGCGGCGAATCCATGAAATTCGCCGTGGAAAAAATCCAGCAGGCCGGTAACGACCGCATCCTCCTCACCGAGCGCGGCACTACCTTCGGGTACCAGGACCTCGTGGTGGATTACCGCAATATCCCCGTCATGAAAGGCCTCGGCGCACCGGTGGTCATGGACTGCACACATTCGCTCCAGCAGCCCAACCAGCCCGGCGGCGTAACCGGCGGCAACCCGCAGATGATCGGCACCATCGCCAAAGCGGCCATCGCCACGGGAGCAGACGGGCTTTTCATCGAAACCCATCCAGACCCCGCCTGCGCGAAGTCTGACGGCGCCAACATGCTCCGCCTCGACCTCCTGGAGCCCCTGCTCGAAGAGCTGGTGCGCCTCCGCGAAGCGGTCTACAAAAAGTAA
- the hutG gene encoding formimidoylglutamase: MTLVCYQPTSPGAWQGRNDGNDPDLQRWHQRVQLADLSRAPLPPIPEGQKGIAFLGFACDEGVRRNGGRIGAAAGPEALRKACSSFPVHFGGQLLVDAGNIVCDGPQLEMAQDALSATVAHILQAGYLPVVLGGGHEVAFGHERGISSHFGKEVVGIINFDAHFDLREPGGEGVSSGTGFWQIAQERKQEGQPFHYLVLGIQQNSNTPRLFKTAAELGADFLPAGLFQQKYHDQLVGAIRSFIQRTDRIYLTTCLDVFASAYAPGVSATAYNGLVPDALFLDCFRTVLRTGKLAGVDFAELNPSLDIDNRTAKLAASLVFETVMNYFLRQGD; the protein is encoded by the coding sequence ATGACCCTCGTATGTTACCAACCCACGTCTCCCGGTGCCTGGCAGGGCCGGAACGACGGCAACGACCCCGATCTCCAACGCTGGCACCAGCGCGTGCAACTGGCAGACCTGAGCCGGGCGCCGCTGCCGCCGATCCCTGAAGGCCAGAAGGGCATCGCGTTCCTGGGGTTCGCCTGCGATGAAGGCGTTCGCCGCAACGGTGGCCGAATTGGCGCCGCCGCCGGCCCGGAAGCCCTGCGCAAGGCGTGCTCCTCCTTTCCCGTTCATTTCGGCGGACAGTTGCTCGTAGACGCCGGCAACATCGTTTGCGACGGCCCTCAGCTCGAAATGGCGCAAGACGCGTTGTCGGCCACGGTGGCGCATATACTCCAGGCGGGCTACCTGCCGGTGGTGCTGGGCGGCGGGCACGAAGTGGCATTTGGCCACGAGCGCGGCATCAGCAGTCATTTCGGGAAGGAAGTGGTCGGCATTATCAATTTCGACGCGCACTTCGACCTCCGGGAGCCCGGTGGGGAAGGGGTTTCGTCGGGAACGGGGTTTTGGCAGATCGCGCAGGAAAGGAAGCAGGAAGGGCAACCCTTTCATTACCTCGTCCTGGGAATCCAGCAAAATTCCAACACGCCCCGGTTGTTCAAAACCGCGGCGGAATTAGGGGCAGACTTTCTGCCGGCGGGCCTTTTCCAGCAGAAATACCACGATCAGCTCGTAGGGGCCATCCGGTCGTTCATCCAGCGGACAGACAGAATTTATCTCACCACCTGCCTCGATGTATTCGCATCGGCCTACGCGCCGGGCGTTTCCGCGACGGCATATAACGGCCTGGTGCCGGACGCGCTGTTCCTCGACTGTTTCCGTACCGTTTTACGGACCGGCAAACTGGCCGGTGTAGACTTCGCGGAATTGAACCCTTCCCTCGATATCGACAATCGTACCGCCAAGCTCGCGGCATCGCTGGTGTTCGAAACGGTGATGAATTATTTCCTCCGGCAGGGCGATTAA
- a CDS encoding metallophosphoesterase family protein, translated as MKIGLMSDTHGYLHPLVFKYFEQVDQIWHAGDIGNVQLADELEAFKPLKAVFGNIDGQDIRIRYPEHNLFICEGVKVWMTHIGGYPPKYTPALKPHIQKKRPNLFITGHSHILKVVPDPALQLLHINPGACGSRVGTRLKPSCG; from the coding sequence ATGAAGATTGGATTGATGTCGGACACGCACGGGTATCTTCACCCGCTGGTATTCAAGTATTTCGAGCAGGTAGACCAGATCTGGCATGCGGGAGATATCGGGAATGTGCAACTGGCCGACGAGCTGGAGGCTTTCAAGCCGCTGAAGGCCGTGTTCGGGAATATCGACGGGCAGGATATCCGTATCCGTTACCCGGAACACAATCTTTTCATCTGCGAAGGCGTGAAGGTCTGGATGACCCACATCGGCGGCTATCCCCCCAAATACACGCCCGCCCTGAAACCACACATCCAGAAAAAAAGACCGAATCTTTTCATTACCGGCCATTCCCACATCCTGAAGGTAGTGCCCGATCCGGCATTACAATTGCTACATATCAACCCGGGCGCCTGCGGCAGCAGGGTTGGCACAAGGTTAAAACCCTCGTGCGGTTAG
- a CDS encoding DUF4382 domain-containing protein gives MKNTWKNLALGTFMLGGIATLTACSNTDSNGGPEKTRLQIALTDDPGDYAEVWIDVKEIRINSSDADDQNWVPLPGVKAGAYNLLDLVNDKDTILADAEIPTGKISQIRLVLGDNNFLVTNDGKRLPLTTPSAQQSGLKLNIHQAVIGGIINKLTLDFDVAKSIVKAGNSGKYILKPVIRTVLEAVGGNIRGGVLPDSVQTAVLAIQGADTVASTYSLNGGYLLRGIPAGAYSLHFIPTDTNFLPAVKNAVPVVLGQITTVDTVRLQKK, from the coding sequence ATGAAAAACACATGGAAAAACCTGGCCCTCGGCACCTTTATGCTGGGCGGTATCGCAACCCTCACAGCCTGCTCCAACACCGATTCCAACGGCGGGCCCGAGAAAACACGCCTCCAGATCGCCCTCACAGACGATCCCGGAGACTATGCAGAAGTCTGGATCGACGTGAAAGAGATCCGTATCAACAGCTCGGATGCGGACGATCAGAACTGGGTGCCGCTGCCGGGAGTGAAGGCCGGGGCCTACAATCTGCTGGACCTCGTGAACGACAAGGATACCATCCTGGCCGACGCGGAAATCCCCACCGGCAAAATCTCCCAGATCCGCCTTGTGCTCGGCGATAATAACTTCCTCGTCACCAACGACGGCAAGCGCCTCCCGCTCACCACGCCCAGCGCGCAGCAATCGGGCCTCAAGCTGAACATCCACCAGGCCGTTATCGGCGGTATCATCAACAAGCTCACCCTTGATTTCGACGTCGCCAAATCCATCGTAAAAGCCGGCAACAGCGGCAAATACATCCTCAAACCCGTGATCCGCACTGTGCTCGAAGCCGTTGGCGGCAACATCAGGGGCGGTGTATTGCCCGATTCCGTGCAAACGGCCGTGCTCGCCATCCAGGGCGCAGATACCGTTGCCAGCACGTATTCGCTGAACGGCGGCTACCTGCTCCGCGGCATCCCCGCCGGTGCTTACAGCCTGCATTTCATTCCGACAGACACCAACTTCCTGCCGGCCGTGAAGAACGCAGTGCCGGTGGTGCTGGGGCAGATCACGACGGTAGATACCGTACGGCTGCAAAAGAAATAG
- a CDS encoding NAD-dependent epimerase/dehydratase family protein — MKKDKILVIGACGQIGVELTLALRKMYGDSNVIASDLREEHDLLKGTGPYVSLDVMNKEMLHVLVIRHNITQVYLLAAILSATGEKNPLLAWNINMASLLNVLDIAKEEGLDKIYWPSSIAVFGPNSPKQETPQHTIIEPTTIYGISKFAGERWCEYYNTRYGIDVRSLRYPGLISYKSAPGGGTTDYAVEIYHEALEEGSYKCFLSEGTYLPMMYMPDAIRATIELMEADSAKISVRSGYNLSGMSFSPKEIAGAIREHIPTFSISYEPDYRQHIADGWPQSIDDELARKDWGWKPEFDLEKMTADMLKNLRAQKGM; from the coding sequence ATGAAGAAAGACAAGATTCTGGTTATCGGCGCCTGCGGCCAGATCGGTGTGGAACTGACACTGGCCCTGCGCAAGATGTATGGAGATTCCAACGTGATCGCATCCGACCTGCGCGAAGAGCACGATCTGCTGAAGGGAACCGGCCCCTATGTTTCGCTGGACGTGATGAACAAGGAGATGCTGCACGTGCTGGTGATCCGTCATAACATCACCCAGGTCTACCTGCTCGCAGCGATCCTCAGCGCCACCGGCGAAAAGAACCCGCTGCTGGCCTGGAATATCAATATGGCGAGCCTGCTCAATGTGCTCGATATCGCGAAGGAAGAAGGGCTCGATAAAATCTACTGGCCCAGTTCCATCGCCGTGTTCGGCCCCAATTCCCCCAAACAGGAAACGCCGCAGCACACCATCATCGAACCTACTACCATTTACGGCATCTCCAAATTCGCCGGCGAGCGCTGGTGCGAATATTACAATACCCGGTATGGCATCGACGTGCGCAGCCTGCGCTACCCGGGCCTTATCAGCTATAAATCCGCCCCCGGCGGCGGTACCACCGATTACGCGGTGGAAATCTACCACGAAGCCCTCGAGGAAGGCAGCTACAAATGCTTCCTGTCGGAAGGAACGTACCTGCCCATGATGTATATGCCCGACGCCATCCGCGCCACCATCGAACTGATGGAGGCAGACAGCGCGAAAATCTCCGTCCGCTCAGGCTACAACCTGTCTGGCATGAGCTTCTCGCCGAAAGAGATCGCCGGCGCCATCCGCGAGCATATCCCCACCTTCTCCATCAGCTACGAGCCCGATTACCGTCAGCACATTGCAGACGGCTGGCCGCAAAGCATCGATGACGAACTGGCCCGCAAAGACTGGGGCTGGAAACCCGAATTCGACCTGGAGAAAATGACGGCGGACATGCTCAAAAACCTCAGGGCACAGAAAGGCATGTAA